The following are encoded in a window of Penicillium oxalicum strain HP7-1 chromosome II, whole genome shotgun sequence genomic DNA:
- a CDS encoding Serine/threonine-protein kinase PKH2 gives MNGDLSLSQSLGGLRIANPDDSPLQSETASVVPTGQPDGSASTPPPEPAPVEEHSTTLPATPIDGSVSTDDPFASSQPPSDVGPPASSSYQPHYPASAFGTPPHSARPLSSAYTNGSVSSVLPRDNSYRMRTDSGASSTSVPLSRVDTRGGSVALQAGVLARDNSHSDRSYRTSQIPVNGPAVMRQSSRAHARGTNPVQMSRTPYNMENGPAPSSEDWQERGAAVAVRQEVDANGKTVSRFIKKGVRDFSFGNTLGEGSYSTVVFATDRQTLKEYAIKILDKRHIIKEKKVKYVNIEKDTLNRLTDHPGIVRLYYTFQDERSLYFVLDLCKGGELLGVLKRMTTFDEECTRFYGAQILDTIDYMHRCGVIHRDLKPENVLLDHQMYVKITDFGTAKILKTRRPDDSQASIPPLDATEIPEDERANSFVGTAEYVSPELLTEKNACKASDLWAFGCIIYQLLSGRPPFKASNEYQTFQKIVALDYEFPIGFPTVARDLVERLLVLDPARRLQIEHIKNHEFFKGISWGPELWKQKAPRLKAYVPPAREPIKLNGGEGGDSLPPVISTAPSNAPHSSNNHSRALPRVVTELPPPSQLDIEWSPVLSRANERILKLGNLVVTSSPASHSLSSKNGNYESEAPKKFSRFFSGSTTKKRARLVMVTSSARIILAPAGGDEKKAKLEISLLAPETHYRSTTDGKGHSLWIVDTKEKHLVFEDPKPSSSNTGATAVSAQEWLDALDRAKEMASLHPNTGTYSAEDAFRDLSSGFSSHSNTLDRSTELQNESNVPPPGRNHLTKHQANDSDSTKGKKRFSRRHSKNGLAAVF, from the exons ATGAACGGTGATCTCAGCCTCTCCCAGTCACTGGGAGGTCTCCGTATCGCAAACCCGGATGACTCGCCCCTCCAATCCGAGACCGCCAGCGTGGTTCCAACGGGTCAACCGGACGGGTCGGCATCAACACCTCCACCAGAGCCCGCGCCGGTCGAGGAGCATTCAACCACCCTCCCTGCCACGCCCATCGACGGTTCCGTCTCGACCGATGACCCTTTCGCTTCTTCACAACCACCTTCCGACGTTGGCCCGCCGGCATCCAGCTCCTATCAACCGCATTACCCTGCGTCCGCCTTTGGGACTCCTCCGCACTCCGCCCGACCCCTTTCCTCCGCCTACACGAACGGCTCCGTCTCATCCGTTCTGCCGCGAGACAACTCGTATCGCATGCGAACCGACTCTGGGGCCTCATCCACCTCGGTGCCCCTGTCACGCGTCGACACTCGGGGTGGCTCGGTCGCCCTACAGGCCGGGGTTCTGGCGCGCGACAATTCCCACAGCGATCGCTCCTACCGCACCTCTCAGATCCCGGTCAATGGCCCGGCGGTGATGCGACAATCATCACGAGCACACGCCCGCGGGACAAACCCCGTTCAGATGTCTCGAACGCCCTACAACATGGAAAACGGTCCGGCGCCCAGCAGTGAAGATTGGCAGGAGCGCGGAGCAGCGGTCGCCGTGAGGCAGGAAGTCGATGCGAATGGGAAGACGGTCTCGCGGTTCATCAAAAAGGGCGTCCGGGATTTCTCGTTTGGAAACACGCTGGGTGAAGGGTCCTACAGTACGGTCGTCTTCGCGACGGACCGGCAGACGCTCAAGGAATATGCCATCAAGATTCTCGACAAGCGACACatcatcaaggagaaaaaggtcaaGTACGTCAACATCGAAAAAGACACGCTGAATCGGTTGACCGATCATCCGGGTATCGTGCGCCTGTACTATACCTTCCAGGATGAGCGATCACTCTACTTTGTCCTGGATCTATGTAAAGGAGGAGAGTTGCTTGGCGTTCTCAAACGCATGACCACCTTCGACGAAGAGTGCACTCGCTTCTACGGGGCCCAGATTCTTGACACGATAGATTACATGCACCGGTGCGGGGTAATTCACCGAGACCTGAAACCGGAGAACGTGTTGCTGGACCACCAGATGTACGTGAAGATCACCGATTTTGGCACTGCCAAGATCCTCAAGACCCGACGACCCGACGACAGTCAGGCTTCCATTCCTCCGCTCGATGCGACCGAGATCCCCGAAGACGAGCGGGCCAACTCCTTTGTCGGGACAGCCGAGTACGTCAGTCCGGAGCTGCTGACGGAGAAGAATGCGTGCAAGGCGAGCGACCTGTGGGCCTTTGGATGCATCATTTACCAACTGCTCTCCGGCCGGCCGCCCTTCAAGGCTAGCAATGAATACCAGACTTTTCAGAAGATCGTTGCCTTGGATTACGAGTTCCCCATTGGCTTCCCCACAGTGGCCCGGGACCTGGTCGAGCGTCTTCTGGTCCTGGACCCGGCGCGCCGTCTTCAAATCGAACACATCAAGAACCATGAGTTTTTCAAGGGGATTTCGTGGGGGCCGGAGCTGTGGAAACAAAAGGCGCCGCGGCTCAAAGCCTACGTACCTCCTGCCCGGGAGCCGATCAAGCTCAACGGAGGTGAGGGAGGCGATAGCTTGCCTCCAGTGATCTCGACTGCGCCATCAAATGCCCCGCATAGCAGCAACAATCACTCGCGGGCACTTCCCCGAGTGGTCACCGAGCTACCACCTCCCAGTCAATTGGATATCGAGTGGTCTCCCGTGTTGAGCAGAGCGAATGAGCGAATTCTCAAGCTTGGGAACCTGGTGGTGACCTCGTCTCCAGCCTCCCACAGCTTGTCCTCGAAGAATGGAAACTACGAGAGCGAGGCTCCCAAGAAGTTTTCCCGCTTTTTCTCCGGATCGACAACCAAGAAGCGCGCGCGACTGGTCATGGTCACCTCATCGGCCCGGATCATTCTCGCCCCTGCGGGAGGAGAcgagaaaaaggcaaagctTGAGATTTCGCTTCTCGCCCCCGAGACTCATTACCGCAGTACGACAGATGGTAAGGGGCATTCATTGTGGATCGTGGATACG AAAGAGAAGCATCTGGTCTTTGAAGACCCCAAGCCTTCTTCGAGCAATACGGGAGCCACGGCGGTCTCGGCGCAAGAATGGCTGGATGCATTGGATCGAGCCAAGGAGATGGCCTCTCTACATCCAAACACGGGGACTTATTCTGCCGAGGACGCCTTTCGGGACCTTTCATCCGGATTCTCCAGTCACTCCAACACACTCGACCGAAGCACGGAATTACAAAATGAGAGCAATGTCCCACCTCCCGGCCGCAATCACTTGACAAAACACCAGGCGAATGACTCGGACTCtaccaagggcaagaaaagGTTCAGCCGGCGGCATTCGAAGAATGGGCTTGCTGCCGTCTTTTAG